The genomic window AAATGGCTTTGTTATATAATCATCTGCTCCAAGTTCTAAACCTAATATTTTATCTAACTCCTCACCTTTAGCAGTTAACATAATAATGGATGTATTTTTTAATTCCTTATTTCCTTTTATTTCCTTACAAACGTCAAACCCATCCATTCCAGGCAACATTAAATCTAAAAGTACTAAACTTGGTTTTTCATCCTTTGCTATTTTTATAGCATCACAACCATTATTAGCTGTTATTACATCATATCCAGCATTAATTAAATTATAACTTATAAGCTCTACTATATGTGATTCATCATCTACTACTAAAACTCTCTCATGTGCCAATTTTTTCAGCCCCTTTTTTATTTTATATATACAAATGAAAATAATCTTCCATAAGTTCCAACTGAAGATCTATATGAATGCATTTTTATATCTTTTGAACAATGAGTACATATATCTAAAGAATATATATTATCTTCTTCTACTCCCTTTTCTTTTAAATTATTAACTATAACAGCCTCCATACTTAAATTTCTCCCATTAAAAAGTTTATTTTCATTAATACCAGTATGACTTATAAAATCCCTTTTTAACTCCTCTGAGATTTCATAACAACATTGTCTTATATGTGGTCCTATAAAAACTTTTGTACTTTTTATATTAATTCCATATTCTTTTATCATATTATCTAAAGTTTTTGTAACTATTGAATGAAAAGTACCTCTCCATCCACTATGAATAGCCGCAATTACCTCTTTTTCCTCATTTACAAGTATTATAGGTGTGCAATCTGCTGTAAACACTCCTATTGCTGTACTTTTTTCATTTGTTATAACGGCATCTCCTTCTTTATCTTTTACAGATTTTCCTAAATTATATATATAACTTTTATCACTATGAATTTGATTTAAATATTCTATATTTTTCAATCCAAATTCATTTTTTATACTTTCTAAATTAGCTATGCCATCTTCTGTGTGTCTATTAAAACTTCTGTTATTTTCTGCTGTTGAAAACCCAATACTTATATTACCTAAATCTAATTTAAAAAAATCTTTATGTCTTACTAAATCATCTATTGTTAACTTTTTCATTTATACACCTCTTAAGATTATATTTGAGTATATTTTAACATTTAACTAATGCTTTTTCTATTTATTTTAAAAATATTACCTTCTTTTAACATATATTTAACTAAAAAGATCTCAAAGACAACTTTAAATATATAGATTTTTTTAATTATGTATTTTCACTAAATGTTGCCTTAAGAAAAACTTTGGCAGTCATACTTTATTTTTATTCTTTAGTGGAAAATACTTAGTTTTAAAATTATAATTAAATTAGCCGCAGTATATATGGATATAATTCTCTAAATAAATAAAAAAAGCTTATTAGAATATGCTAATAAGCTTTTAATTATTAGAAACTAGACTTTTTATTTCTTCTAAAAATGTATTTATATCTTTAAACTGTCTATAAACTGATGCAAATCTAACATAAGATATTTCATCTATCTTTTTTAATCTATTCATAACCATTTCGCCTATGTATTTTGACTCCAC from Clostridium septicum includes these protein-coding regions:
- the pgeF gene encoding peptidoglycan editing factor PgeF; translation: MKKLTIDDLVRHKDFFKLDLGNISIGFSTAENNRSFNRHTEDGIANLESIKNEFGLKNIEYLNQIHSDKSYIYNLGKSVKDKEGDAVITNEKSTAIGVFTADCTPIILVNEEKEVIAAIHSGWRGTFHSIVTKTLDNMIKEYGINIKSTKVFIGPHIRQCCYEISEELKRDFISHTGINENKLFNGRNLSMEAVIVNNLKEKGVEEDNIYSLDICTHCSKDIKMHSYRSSVGTYGRLFSFVYIK